In Leptodesmis sichuanensis A121, the following are encoded in one genomic region:
- a CDS encoding ISKra4 family transposase (programmed frameshift) has protein sequence MTPEQQQELEQHVARIAQILHQDAQAQGLPMSSLAEIEATVREQMQVHVSPQIGNFFIDQVSPPHVGAYERSVKSILGALKLTRAQALALEVKPSSQISPYLEMCCLRASANASYREAAAEVAIMTGIKVSLKTQQRIVHRQDFSPPEGDRAVEVNQMSLDGGNIRLITPAGKPSQWRQYKALRVNGDGVGVAYYQANDQLCQWVETLVTATLLYCLGDGHPGIWGVYAQMQLSSPRREILDWYHLKENLYKVGGSLKRLQEAETLLWQGKVNEVLALFDALNKPQAHKFCDYLRTHQDRIPNYEYYQSEGIPIGSGDVESWVKQIDRRTQISGAQWREDHVPQVLAHRCAYLNGQLAPTSPFSLSKK, from the exons ATGACTCCAGAACAACAACAGGAACTTGAACAACATGTCGCGCGGATCGCTCAAATTCTGCACCAGGACGCACAAGCTCAAGGTCTGCCGATGAGTTCGTTAGCCGAGATTGAAGCGACGGTGAGAGAGCAGATGCAAGTCCATGTGTCGCCACAAATCGGTA ATTTTTTTATCGACCAGGTCAGTCCCCCGCACGTCGGAGCCTATGAACGAAGCGTAAAGAGTATTTTGGGAGCGTTGAAGTTGACACGAGCGCAAGCACTGGCGCTAGAGGTCAAACCCAGTAGCCAAATCAGTCCATACCTGGAGATGTGCTGCTTACGAGCCAGTGCAAATGCCTCCTACCGGGAGGCGGCAGCAGAAGTCGCAATCATGACTGGCATCAAAGTCAGCCTGAAGACCCAGCAACGCATCGTGCATCGCCAAGACTTTAGCCCTCCAGAGGGCGACAGAGCCGTTGAGGTCAACCAAATGAGTTTGGACGGGGGCAACATTCGCCTAATCACCCCAGCCGGAAAACCGAGCCAATGGCGACAGTACAAAGCCTTGCGGGTGAATGGGGATGGTGTTGGGGTAGCTTATTACCAAGCCAATGACCAACTGTGTCAATGGGTGGAAACCTTAGTGACAGCGACCCTGTTGTATTGTCTAGGGGACGGACATCCGGGAATTTGGGGAGTGTATGCTCAAATGCAGTTGAGTAGCCCACGCCGGGAGATTTTAGACTGGTATCACCTCAAGGAAAACCTATACAAAGTGGGTGGGTCGCTCAAACGCTTGCAGGAGGCAGAAACTCTGTTGTGGCAAGGCAAGGTGAATGAGGTGTTAGCTTTGTTTGATGCGTTGAACAAACCCCAAGCGCATAAATTCTGCGACTATTTGCGGACTCACCAAGACCGGATTCCCAACTATGAATATTACCAGAGCGAAGGCATTCCAATTGGTTCTGGGGATGTCGAGTCATGGGTCAAACAGATTGACCGTCGCACTCAAATTTCCGGTGCTCAATGGAGAGAAGATCATGTTCCTCAAGTGCTGGCTCATCGATGTGCTTATTTGAATGGTCAACTTGCCCCTACTTCCCCCTTTTCTCTCTCAAAAAAGTGA
- a CDS encoding NifU family protein → MSLTLTPENVETVLDEMRPYLMADGGNVELVEIDGPIVKLRLQGACGSCPSSTMTLRMGIERRLREFIPEIAEVEQVL, encoded by the coding sequence ATGTCTCTGACCTTAACTCCCGAAAACGTGGAAACTGTTCTGGACGAAATGCGTCCTTACCTGATGGCCGATGGCGGCAACGTGGAACTTGTTGAGATTGATGGCCCGATCGTTAAACTGCGGCTACAAGGGGCGTGTGGCTCCTGCCCCAGTTCTACCATGACCTTGAGAATGGGCATTGAGCGTCGGCTGCGGGAATTTATCCCCGAAATTGCCGAAGTCGAGCAAGTACTGTAA
- a CDS encoding glycoside hydrolase: MPHPLYVAFIWHQHQPLYKSRAESGVADGRYRLPWVRLHGTKDYLDLVLILEQYPKLHQTVNLVPSLILQIEDYVAGTALDPYLKIALLPTEQLTLEQKEFAIAHFFDGNHHTLIDPHPRYAELYGQRQDKGHEWCLDHWIDQDYSDLAAWHNLSWIDPLFWDDPEIAGWLKQGKGFTLSDRQRIYSKQREILSRIIPQHRKLQDAGQLEITTTPYTHPILPLLADTNSGRVAVPEMTLPRSRFQWAEDIPRHLQKAKHLYKDRFGRMPRGLWPSEQSVSPAILPYISEQGFQWICSDEAVLGWSTNHFFSRDGSGNVYEPELLYRPYRLETPHGNLAIVFRDHRLSDLIGFTYGSMEAGQAARDLVGHLEAIARSLKSRQASGSTALEHPWLVTIALDGENCWEFYQQDGLPFLNTLYQILSDHSDIKLVTVSEFLDQFPPTEIIPSAKLHSGSWVDGSFTTWIGDPAKNRAWDLLTDARQMLADHPEATEETNPEAWEALFAAEGSDWFWWFGEGHSSNQDAMFDQLFREHLAALYQALNEPVPPEVRQPVEVHAGRGDHPPEGFIHPYIDGRGDEQDWERAGRFEIGGARGTMHRSSTIQRVWYGVDHLNFYCRLDFKAGTKPGIDCPPELNLFWFYPGQTLYNSSIPLVELPNEPPLNYGFHHHLGINLLTQTIWFQQAGENLRWHSRASRAQVGLDACLELAVPWADLQAEPDWSLKLVMVLSDGGRYRSYLPEQALIPLGVP, encoded by the coding sequence ATGCCTCATCCCTTATACGTTGCCTTTATCTGGCACCAGCACCAGCCCCTGTATAAAAGTCGGGCTGAGTCTGGAGTGGCTGACGGGCGGTATCGCCTGCCCTGGGTACGTCTGCATGGGACAAAGGATTATCTCGATCTGGTGCTGATTCTGGAGCAATATCCGAAACTGCACCAGACGGTTAATCTGGTACCGTCGTTGATTTTGCAGATCGAAGATTATGTGGCCGGTACTGCCCTCGATCCCTATTTGAAAATTGCCCTGCTGCCCACCGAGCAACTGACGCTGGAACAGAAAGAATTTGCGATCGCCCATTTCTTCGATGGCAATCATCACACGCTCATCGATCCCCATCCCCGCTATGCAGAACTCTACGGGCAGCGGCAGGACAAAGGACACGAGTGGTGTTTAGACCACTGGATAGATCAGGATTACAGTGACCTGGCGGCATGGCATAACCTGTCCTGGATTGATCCCTTATTCTGGGATGACCCTGAAATTGCAGGCTGGTTAAAGCAGGGAAAGGGATTTACTCTGAGCGATCGCCAGCGCATTTACTCGAAGCAACGGGAGATCCTCAGCCGGATTATTCCCCAACACCGCAAGCTGCAGGATGCGGGGCAACTGGAAATCACGACCACGCCCTATACCCATCCCATTCTGCCCCTGTTAGCGGACACAAATTCTGGACGGGTAGCGGTACCGGAGATGACCCTGCCGCGATCGCGCTTCCAGTGGGCGGAAGACATTCCCCGTCACCTGCAAAAAGCCAAGCATTTATATAAGGATCGGTTTGGTCGGATGCCACGGGGATTGTGGCCATCGGAACAGTCGGTCAGTCCGGCGATTTTGCCTTACATTTCGGAACAGGGCTTTCAGTGGATTTGTTCCGATGAAGCCGTGTTGGGCTGGTCTACGAATCACTTCTTCAGTCGGGATGGATCGGGCAATGTCTATGAACCAGAGTTGCTCTACCGTCCCTATCGCCTGGAAACGCCGCACGGGAACCTGGCGATCGTCTTTCGAGATCACCGTCTGTCAGATTTGATTGGCTTTACCTACGGCTCGATGGAAGCAGGACAGGCGGCGCGAGATCTGGTGGGGCATTTAGAGGCGATCGCCCGCTCTCTCAAATCCCGACAAGCGAGTGGCAGCACTGCACTGGAACATCCCTGGCTGGTGACGATCGCCCTGGATGGAGAGAACTGCTGGGAGTTTTATCAACAGGATGGTTTGCCATTTCTGAATACGCTTTACCAAATTCTCAGCGACCACTCGGACATCAAACTGGTGACTGTCTCGGAATTCCTGGATCAATTTCCACCAACGGAGATTATTCCCAGCGCCAAATTGCACAGCGGCTCCTGGGTGGATGGCAGCTTTACCACCTGGATTGGGGATCCGGCTAAAAATCGGGCCTGGGATTTGTTAACAGATGCCCGTCAAATGCTGGCCGACCATCCCGAAGCGACGGAAGAAACCAATCCGGAAGCCTGGGAAGCTCTATTTGCGGCAGAAGGATCGGATTGGTTCTGGTGGTTTGGCGAAGGTCATTCCTCCAATCAGGATGCCATGTTCGATCAACTATTTCGGGAACATCTGGCAGCACTCTACCAGGCACTGAATGAACCTGTGCCGCCAGAAGTGCGGCAACCTGTGGAGGTTCATGCAGGACGCGGCGATCATCCGCCAGAAGGTTTCATTCATCCTTACATTGACGGTCGGGGGGATGAGCAAGATTGGGAACGTGCCGGACGATTTGAGATTGGTGGCGCACGGGGAACGATGCACCGCAGTAGCACGATTCAGCGAGTCTGGTATGGGGTCGATCACCTGAACTTTTACTGCCGCCTGGACTTTAAAGCAGGCACCAAACCGGGAATTGACTGTCCTCCAGAGTTAAACCTGTTTTGGTTCTATCCCGGTCAGACGCTGTACAACAGCTCGATTCCCCTGGTAGAACTGCCGAATGAGCCACCGTTGAATTACGGCTTTCATCATCATCTGGGGATTAATTTACTGACTCAAACGATTTGGTTTCAGCAAGCCGGAGAAAACTTACGCTGGCATTCCCGCGCCAGCCGTGCTCAGGTGGGCCTGGATGCCTGTTTGGAACTGGCTGTACCCTGGGCTGATCTGCAAGCGGAACCGGACTGGTCACTCAAGCTGGTGATGGTACTCTCCGACGGTGGGCGCTATCGCAGTTATTTACCCGAACAGGCGTTGATCCCGTTGGGTGTACCTTAG